One segment of Phaeacidiphilus oryzae TH49 DNA contains the following:
- a CDS encoding HAD-IIA family hydrolase — MTERKPIDSWLTDMDGVLIHEGVPIPGAEDFINKLRASGKPFLVLTNNSIYTARDLHARLSRMGLVVPEENIWTSALATAQFLADQRPSGSAYVIGEAGLTTALHDVGYVLTDAVPDFVVLGETRTYSFEAMTKAVRLINKGARFIATNPDVTGPSLEGALPATGSAAALITAATGKKPYFVGKPNPLMMRAGLNKIGAHSETSAMIGDRMDTDVLAGLEAGMTTYLVRTGLTSDADIDAYPFRPSKVVDSIADLVERV, encoded by the coding sequence GTGACCGAGCGGAAGCCCATCGATTCGTGGCTGACCGACATGGACGGCGTGCTGATCCACGAAGGGGTGCCGATCCCGGGCGCCGAGGACTTCATCAACAAGCTGCGCGCCTCCGGCAAGCCCTTCCTGGTGCTCACCAACAACTCCATCTACACCGCGCGCGACCTCCACGCGCGGCTGTCCCGGATGGGCCTCGTGGTGCCCGAGGAGAACATCTGGACCTCCGCGCTGGCCACCGCCCAGTTCCTGGCGGACCAGCGGCCCAGCGGCAGCGCGTACGTCATCGGCGAGGCCGGGCTGACCACGGCGCTGCACGACGTCGGGTACGTGCTGACCGACGCGGTGCCGGACTTCGTGGTGCTCGGCGAGACCCGCACCTACTCCTTCGAGGCCATGACCAAGGCCGTCCGCCTGATCAACAAGGGCGCCCGGTTCATCGCCACCAACCCGGACGTGACCGGGCCCAGCCTAGAGGGCGCGCTGCCGGCGACCGGCTCCGCGGCGGCCCTGATCACGGCGGCGACCGGCAAGAAGCCGTACTTCGTGGGCAAGCCGAACCCGCTGATGATGCGGGCCGGGCTGAACAAGATCGGCGCCCACTCGGAGACCAGCGCGATGATCGGCGACCGGATGGACACCGACGTGCTGGCCGGCCTGGAGGCCGGGATGACCACCTACCTGGTCCGCACCGGCCTCACCTCGGACGCGGACATCGACGCCTACCCCTTCCGCCCCTCCAAGGTCGTCGACTCCATCGCGGACCTGGTCGAGCGGGTCTGA